The genomic stretch TGCCTGTTAATAAAATACTCAACGGTCTTAAATTCCGATTGCTTTGTGGCGGTTTTTTTGGAAAAATACACCACATTTTTTATCAATCGGTTGCGCAAACGATTAATTGTGATAAAACGCCAACCTTTAGGAATATAAACATGTTAGAGAAGTACTTTAAGCTGTCGGAACACGGTACCACGATTAAAACCGAAATTTTGGCGGGAATGACCACATTTTTGACTATGGCTTATATCATTTTCGTCAATCCGGCTATTTTATCAAGCACTGGCATGGATCATGGTTCGGTGTTTGTGGCAACGTGTTTAGCGGCCGCGATTGGTTGTTTCATTATGGGGCTTTACGCTAACTACCCAATCGCTCAAGCGCCAGGCATGGGTTTGAATGCCTTCTTTACTTACACTGTTGTACTTGGCATGGGGCATACATGGCAAATGGCATTAGCGGCGGTATTCTGCTCTGGTGTTTTATTTATCCTATTAAGCTTATTTAAGATCCGTGAGTTGATCATTAATGCTATTCCAGTTTCACTTCGCCTAGGTATTTCAGCGGGTATTGGTTTGTTCTTAGCGCTCATCGCACTAAAAAATGCCGGTATTGTGGTGGGTAACCAAGCCACATTAGTCGGTGTTGGTGATCTGACCTCGATCCCTGCCATTCTTGGCGCAGTTGGTTTTATTCTGACGATTGTTTTAGTACAACGTGGTTATCGCGCTGCGGTTATGATTGCCATTTTAGCCACCACGGCTTTAGGTATTTTGGTCGGCAATGTTGAATATCATGGCGTGGTTTCTATGCCGCCAAGTATTGAACCGACTTTCTTACAATTAGATTTCTCGGCGATGACAGATGTCGGTATGATTTCTGTGGTGTTTGCTTTCTTATTTGTCGATTTATTTGATACTGCCGGCACTTTAGTCGGTGTAGCAAATAAAGCAGGCTTTATCGGTAAAGATGGTAAAATCCCACGTCTTAATAAAGCATTATTATCAGACTCAACCGCCACCGCAATTGGCGCATTGTTAGGTACATCCAATACCACATCATTTGTTGAGAGTACCGCTGGCGTTGCAGTCGGTGGCCGTACAGGTCTAACCGCGGTAACCGTTGGTGTTTTATTCTTATTTGCATTATTCTTTTCGCCATTAGCTGGAATGATCCCTGCTTATGCGACCACTGGTGCATTATTTTACGTTTCAATCTTGATGATGTCTGGCCTTGTTAATATTAAATGGGATGATTTAAGTGAAGCAGCTCCGGTTGCGGTAGTTTGTCTCCTTATGCCGTTAACTTTCTCTATCGCCGAAGGTATTGCGATGGGATTTGTCACTTACGCTGCGATTAAATTGCTGAGCGGTAAAGCGCGTGAAGTGCATATTGGTGTTTGGATCCTAGCAGCTATTTTCTTGTTGAAAATTGCTCTCACTGGTGCGTAATTTATTTACGGATCAGAAACATAACTATAATTGAAAAAACAGGTTTTTATTATGAGTACTAAATTTATCGTAACTTGGGACAATATGCAGATGTATTGTCGTCAATTGGCAGCTAAACAAATGCCAGCTGAACAGTGGAAAGGTATTGTTGGCGTGAGCCGTGGTGGTTTAGTTCCTGCGGCAATTTTGGCGCGTGAATTAGGCATCCGATATGTCGATACTATTTGTATCTCAAGCTATGACCATGATCACCAACGAGAAATGAAAGTACTTAAAACCATTGAAGGTGATGGTGAAGGTTTCTTGATCGTCGATGATTTAGTCGATAGCGGCGATACTGCTCGTCATATTCGTAAATTGTACCCGAAAGCCAAGCTTATCTGTGTGTGTGCTAAACCTGCAGGTCAAGAATTGGTTGATGATTACATTGTCGATATTGCGCAAGATACATGGATTGAACAACCGTGGGATATGACTCTGCAGTTTGAAGAGCCGGTTAATCGTAAGCAAAAATAATCGATACCCTTTAATTATTTTGGGTATTACGCTCTGGTTACTTAAAGCGGCAGTTTAAGTCTTAGGGAACGAAGTATTTAATTACTTGAAAAGCCTCATTAACGATACTAACTCGTTAATGAGGCTTTTTTATTGTTATGATGAAGCATGTTGTGAATAGAAGTAGAAATCACGGAGATAGGAATATGGCTAACTTTACTCATGATCCTAAAGTGGGTCGCTATCAAGTTGAAGTGGTGAGCGATCATTGGGCGCATCTCGATTATCATCGCAATCAAAATACTCTGGTTATCACCCATACCTTTGTGCCAGATGAGTTGCGTGGTCAAGGTTGCGGTAAGATTTTAATGGAAACAGTATTGGCTGATATTGACGCGACAGGTCATAAAATCTTGCCAGTATGCCCTTTTGTTGAGGTTTATATTCAACGCCACCCACAATGGCAACATCTGCTAACCGATTAAGTTAATGTAATGGCAGGTTTTCAGGTAAAATCATGCTCATCAATGGAGTGTCACCATTGCACTTAGGCGCTGAGGTATAAGCTTTACTAGCGAAAGGACGTTTACCGTGGAAGAGAAAAGTAAAAACATATCAGAATCGTTGTTTAAAAAGCATCATCATGCGAGTGAAACTTCCAGTTTGGTTCAATACTTGTCTGAGAGCCAAACCTTATTAGAGGCAACTCAAGAGCGAACGCAAAGCGCTTGGTATCGAACCTTGCGTCGGGTGCAATGGAGTTGGCAAGGATTGGATCCGATTGAAACAGAATCAGTGCTCGCTCGAATCGCAAGCTCGGCTAATCATCACCAAGATTCGCCTTGGTTGGATACCATTGCCGGTTACCGCCCAGGAAATTGGTCTTATGAGTGGACACAGCAAGGTATGTCACACCAAATAAAAGCCAATGGATTAAAAGGGGAAGGGGCTTCCAATCAATGGTATCTCGCCAGTTTATGTTTCAGTATCGCCAGCTACCCTCATTTGAATACCGATACCTTATCGCTACAAGCACAAATTTTGGTGAATAAAGCCTACTCAGAAGCGATGGAACACAGTCAATATATAACTAAAAAACTGTCGATCCCTTTTGAAAATAAAAAAATTGAAGCGAACTTACACCTTCCTCATACCGAACGACCATTACCCGTTGTGATTGTTTGTGCCGGTATTGATAGTTTACAAACCGATATGTGGCGTATTTTCCGTGATTATCTTGCTGAGCATGAAATCGCGATGTTAACCATAGATATGCCAGGTATTGGCAGTAACACCAACTGGAAGTTAACCGAAGATTCTTGTCGGCTGCATCGCGCGGTATTGCATGAGTTACGCAATATTCCTTGGGTCGATCATTTTAAAGTTGGCTTATTAGGCTTACGTTTTGGTGGCAATATACTGACCAGAATGGCATTTTTAGAGCAAGAGAAGGTGCACGCTTGCGTCTCACTCGGGGCGCCTATTCATGGTTTACTATCTACACCAGATAAATTTGCCCAAATGCCCAAAATGCATATTGATACCCTAGCATCGCGTCTAGGTAAAAAAGCGATAGATATTCCAAGTTTAGCCAAGCAGATGAGCGCTTGGTCTTTGAAATCGCAAGGGATCCTATCCAGTCGTAGTACGCCAGTGCCTATTTTAGCCTTGGGTTTAGAGGGGGATCCGGTCGGCAGTAAAGAAGATAATCAAAGTGTTGCTCGTTTCAGCCAAGGTGGTAAAGCGATGCAATTGAGTAGCAAGTCAATTCACCAAGGGTATGAGCAAGCGCTCAAAATTGCAGTTGATTGGTTAAAAGATGCGCTTAAGTAGTGACAAGTATAAGTAAACCGTTAACATGGATGTAAATGATTGATGCAGCAAATGATTGCATCAAATAATAATAAGAAAAGGGAGAAACACTATGACCGATATTGCTGCGGGTCCAACACATTTTCGTCTATTGAGTGCTTTAAGGGCTGTGGGGCCTTACTTGAGGGAATCAGATTGCCAGCCTGGCTTGTATTTATTTGATTGTTTATCAGTTTGTGTTGATGAAACCAAATCACCAGAATTACGAGAGTTTTGGGGGTGGTGGTTAAAGCTCGAGCGCGTTGAGCAAAATTTTGTGGCCAATTACTCTTATGGCAAATATGACGAAAAAGGACAATGGCTTGATCTTTCGGTTCCAAACAATGCGCAACCAGAAGTCGAGCGCACACTGGACGCCTTTCATAAAAAAATTGAAGCTGTATTGGTGACTCAATACGGTTTTACCATTAGTTCACATCAAGATTCCGTCGCAACTGAGTCTTAATAAAAAGCATAATCGAGTGTGATAGGTTGTTTTTTAGCTCTTAGCTCGAAATATTCTCAATAAAGGCGCATTGTTGCGCCTTTTCTGCTTGTGAAATTCGGTTTGTATTGATAAAACAAAGGGTATATCTAATATAGGTGTTTTCACCTTAACGTTAACCTTTGACAGGAAATCCATGTCTGCTCAAACACAGCATAAATCTCATACGATAGTGGTTAAGCTTGGTACTAGTGTACTGACTGGCGGATCGCTGAAAATCAATAAAGCGCGTATGGTTGATCTGGTTCGCCAATGCGCGATCCTCAAACAACAAGGCCACAAAGTGGTGGTGGTATCTTCTGGCGCGATCGCCGCAGGGCGTGAACATCTTGATTACCCCGCCTTACCGAATACCATGGCGAGTAAGCAATTGCTAGCCGCGGTTGGTCAAAGTCGTTTGATTCAAGTGTGGGAATCCTTGTTTGAGCTCTACGATATTAAAATTGGTCAAATGCTACTAACCCGCGCCGATTTAAAAGATCGTGGGCGTTTTCTTAATGCGCGAGATACCGTCAATGCATTAACGGAGCAAGGGATCATCCCGATCGTGAATGAAAATGATGCGGTATCGATTTCAGAAATTAAAGTTGGCGATAACGATAACTTATCGGCGTTAGTGGGGATTTTATGTGGCGCAGACAAATTATTATTATTAACCGATCAATCGGGGCTTTTTACTGCCGATCCGCGTAAAGACCTTAATGCGGAGCTGATCCGTGAGGTTAAAACCATTGATGAAACATTACGTCAAATTGCCGGTGGCAGTGGCACTACGTTAGGCACGGGCGGTATGGCAACTAAACTGCAAGCGGCAGACATTGCTCGTCGTTCTGGTATTGAGGTGGTGATTGCCGCAGGCAGTAGCCCGAATGTGATTTTAGATGCATTGAGCGACAGCCCGCAAGGCACACGCTTTCTACCACTGCAAGAATCGCTAGAAAACCGGAAACGTTGGATTTTAGCCGGCCCTGCTTCGGTTGGTGATTTGGTGATTGATGCTGGCGCGGCCAAAGCGGTGATTGAGCGTGGTAGCAGTTTATTGGCCAAAGGCATTACCGGAGTACAAGGAAATTTCTCGCGGGGTGATGTGGTTCGTCTGCGTGATCAAGTCGGACAATTACTGGCCAAAGGTATTGTGAGTTATTCCAATTGCGAATTAGAGCAAGTGATTGGTAAGCATAGTAAAGATATTGAAGCAATCCTAGGATATGAGTATGGTTCCACCATTATTCATCGGGATGATCTGGTGGTGATCCAGGAATAAAACGTCAGGCTGTTGCTGGCGAGAATACAATCAAATTAGGGAAAAATTGTGGACTTAATCAAGATGGGCCAAGCGGCCAAAAAAGCTTCATTTCAATTAGCAACCGCGCCTACCGCGCAAAAAAATAATGCTCTGGCTATTATTGCCGATGAACTTGAAAGTAATGCCACCGCCATCTTAGCGGCGAATGCGAAAGATATTGAACTAGGTCGCGCTGCCGGTTTGACCGATGCGCTACTTGACCGCTTATTACTCAACCCACAACGTTTAGCGGATATCGCGGCAGATGTACGTAATGTGATTGGTTTGAACGATCCGGTTGGCAGTGAAATTGACAGTAAAATGCTCGAAAACGGCATGTCATTAGCGCGTCGTCGCGTCCCTCTTGGGGTGGTTGGGGTGATCTATGAAGCTCGCCCTAATGTGACCATTGATATTGCCGCACTGTGTCTTAAAACCGGTAATGCCAGTATTTTGCGTGGTGGTAAAGAAACCTTTTTCTCGAACGTGGAACTGGTGAAAGTGATCCAAGTGGCGTTAGAAAAAGCCGGATTACCTGCCGCATCAGTGCAATATATTGAAAAACCGGATCGTGAATTAGTCTCACAATTATTAAAGTTAGATGATTATGTCGATATGATCATTCCTCGTGGTGGCGCGGGTTTGCATAAAATGTGCAAAGAAAACAGCACCATTCCTGTGATCATTGGCGGCTTTGGTATCAGTCATATCTATATCGACGATAGTGCCGATTTAGCCAAATCAGTGGCTGTGGTTGAAAATTCAAAAGCGCAGCGTCCATCAGCGTGTAATTCATTGGATACTTTGTTGGTGCATGCAAGCGTCGCGGCGGAATTTTTATCGCAGCTGACGGATAAAATCAATCAACAAGTGACTTTTGTGGTTGCCGATAGCGCCAAAGCTTTTTTAAAGCAAGCCGATAACAAACGTGATGCAGTAGACGGCGATTTTGATACCGAATGGTTAAGCTACACGCTAGGCATTAAAGTAGTGAAAAATATTGCTGAAGCGATTGAGCATATGCAAGTACATAACGCCAGTCACTCCGATGCCATCATGACCGAGTCGTTACGTAATGCTGAGTTATTTATTAATTCAGCAGGTTCGGCGGCTGTGTATGTTAATGCCTCTACACGCTTCACTGATGGTGCTCAGTTTGGTCTAGGAGCCGAAGTTGCAGTATCGACCCAGAAGTTGCATGCACGCGGTCCTATGGGCCTAGAAGAGCTAACCAGCTATAAGTGGGTAGGAAAAGCGGATTACTTGATCCGTAATTAAACTTAAAATCAAATGGACAAAAAAAAGCCCAAATCAAAACGATTTGGGCATAAAACAATTTTAGGAATTAATATGAAAAAGCAGAAGTAGGATAAGTTTTGGTTAACTTGACGGCCTGTAACCAAAACCAGAATCTTGCTTGCTACATATAATAGGACTCGGCTTTTTTAGATAAGTTCAAAATTAAATGAAAAAAATTGAAAAAAGGCGAAAGATAGATAATACCTTTCGCCTTTTTAGTGTTCAATTAACGATAAATCTATTTTATTTCAATGCCTTGTGCTTGCATGT from Vibrio algicola encodes the following:
- a CDS encoding GNAT family N-acetyltransferase, whose protein sequence is MANFTHDPKVGRYQVEVVSDHWAHLDYHRNQNTLVITHTFVPDELRGQGCGKILMETVLADIDATGHKILPVCPFVEVYIQRHPQWQHLLTD
- a CDS encoding glutamate-5-semialdehyde dehydrogenase; this translates as MDLIKMGQAAKKASFQLATAPTAQKNNALAIIADELESNATAILAANAKDIELGRAAGLTDALLDRLLLNPQRLADIAADVRNVIGLNDPVGSEIDSKMLENGMSLARRRVPLGVVGVIYEARPNVTIDIAALCLKTGNASILRGGKETFFSNVELVKVIQVALEKAGLPAASVQYIEKPDRELVSQLLKLDDYVDMIIPRGGAGLHKMCKENSTIPVIIGGFGISHIYIDDSADLAKSVAVVENSKAQRPSACNSLDTLLVHASVAAEFLSQLTDKINQQVTFVVADSAKAFLKQADNKRDAVDGDFDTEWLSYTLGIKVVKNIAEAIEHMQVHNASHSDAIMTESLRNAELFINSAGSAAVYVNASTRFTDGAQFGLGAEVAVSTQKLHARGPMGLEELTSYKWVGKADYLIRN
- the crl gene encoding sigma factor-binding protein Crl, with amino-acid sequence MTDIAAGPTHFRLLSALRAVGPYLRESDCQPGLYLFDCLSVCVDETKSPELREFWGWWLKLERVEQNFVANYSYGKYDEKGQWLDLSVPNNAQPEVERTLDAFHKKIEAVLVTQYGFTISSHQDSVATES
- the frsA gene encoding esterase FrsA; this translates as MEEKSKNISESLFKKHHHASETSSLVQYLSESQTLLEATQERTQSAWYRTLRRVQWSWQGLDPIETESVLARIASSANHHQDSPWLDTIAGYRPGNWSYEWTQQGMSHQIKANGLKGEGASNQWYLASLCFSIASYPHLNTDTLSLQAQILVNKAYSEAMEHSQYITKKLSIPFENKKIEANLHLPHTERPLPVVIVCAGIDSLQTDMWRIFRDYLAEHEIAMLTIDMPGIGSNTNWKLTEDSCRLHRAVLHELRNIPWVDHFKVGLLGLRFGGNILTRMAFLEQEKVHACVSLGAPIHGLLSTPDKFAQMPKMHIDTLASRLGKKAIDIPSLAKQMSAWSLKSQGILSSRSTPVPILALGLEGDPVGSKEDNQSVARFSQGGKAMQLSSKSIHQGYEQALKIAVDWLKDALK
- the proB gene encoding glutamate 5-kinase, translating into MSAQTQHKSHTIVVKLGTSVLTGGSLKINKARMVDLVRQCAILKQQGHKVVVVSSGAIAAGREHLDYPALPNTMASKQLLAAVGQSRLIQVWESLFELYDIKIGQMLLTRADLKDRGRFLNARDTVNALTEQGIIPIVNENDAVSISEIKVGDNDNLSALVGILCGADKLLLLTDQSGLFTADPRKDLNAELIREVKTIDETLRQIAGGSGTTLGTGGMATKLQAADIARRSGIEVVIAAGSSPNVILDALSDSPQGTRFLPLQESLENRKRWILAGPASVGDLVIDAGAAKAVIERGSSLLAKGITGVQGNFSRGDVVRLRDQVGQLLAKGIVSYSNCELEQVIGKHSKDIEAILGYEYGSTIIHRDDLVVIQE
- a CDS encoding NCS2 family permease, with the translated sequence MLEKYFKLSEHGTTIKTEILAGMTTFLTMAYIIFVNPAILSSTGMDHGSVFVATCLAAAIGCFIMGLYANYPIAQAPGMGLNAFFTYTVVLGMGHTWQMALAAVFCSGVLFILLSLFKIRELIINAIPVSLRLGISAGIGLFLALIALKNAGIVVGNQATLVGVGDLTSIPAILGAVGFILTIVLVQRGYRAAVMIAILATTALGILVGNVEYHGVVSMPPSIEPTFLQLDFSAMTDVGMISVVFAFLFVDLFDTAGTLVGVANKAGFIGKDGKIPRLNKALLSDSTATAIGALLGTSNTTSFVESTAGVAVGGRTGLTAVTVGVLFLFALFFSPLAGMIPAYATTGALFYVSILMMSGLVNIKWDDLSEAAPVAVVCLLMPLTFSIAEGIAMGFVTYAAIKLLSGKAREVHIGVWILAAIFLLKIALTGA
- the gpt gene encoding xanthine phosphoribosyltransferase, with product MSTKFIVTWDNMQMYCRQLAAKQMPAEQWKGIVGVSRGGLVPAAILARELGIRYVDTICISSYDHDHQREMKVLKTIEGDGEGFLIVDDLVDSGDTARHIRKLYPKAKLICVCAKPAGQELVDDYIVDIAQDTWIEQPWDMTLQFEEPVNRKQK